The following nucleotide sequence is from Ailuropoda melanoleuca isolate Jingjing chromosome 12, ASM200744v2, whole genome shotgun sequence.
ccactgCTCAGCACCTGCATGTCTGAGTGTGTCTGGCTCCCTGGCTCTGTCTCTTGGGGCCTCCGCAGCTTTGTCACCCGTGTTTCTTCTGCCGCCTGCCTCCCCTCTCTCTAAGCCTCCAACTCTGTCCCTTTTCCTCCTGGGGTCTCCGTGGGTCTCTCTGCTCCTGCAGTGTATCTGCTTGTTGTCTCTGTCTCCCTATCTCTGTGTTTCAGACTCTCCatctctgcctcagtgtccccatctctCCAAGCGTCTTTGTGTCCTTGCTTGGGTCTCAcactctccatccctctccctccctctgtcccttggaGTGGCTCTGCCTTGCACATCCATCTCCCCAGGCCTGCATCTTGTGGCTCCTTGtggctctgtccccagctctccccggccctctctccccagcctccccacctccccgccTGTCCTGGTCCTGCTGACCCCGACCCCCTCCGGCGGCTGCAGCCTGGCCCCAGCTCTTGAGATTCGTGTGTCTGCCCCTGTGGCAGCCCGGccgaggaggtggagggaggggacgCCAATGACCTCACCGCCCCCTATATAACCCCCCAGGCGTACACACTCCCTCACTGCCACGGCCCTCGCTGCTCACACGCacatgcctcccctccccaggccgaGGCCCAGCTGACCCCCAGGGCTCCCCTCCGGCAGCGGACAGGGAAGGGTTAAAggcccccagctccctgccccctgccctggggaACCCCTGCCCTGTGGGGACATGAACAGTAAGTTGGTTCAAgttcatggggtgggggggacaggaagggaggagggagggcccgTGGCGAGGAGGGGGGGAAGCAGACAGGCGCAGAGGAATgggacagaaaaagacagaggagaGTGAGTGAGCCATGGGGAGGCAGAGACGGAGAGGAAAGGAGATTCCGAGAAAACAGCAGGCCGGGGGAAGAGACAGGCTGAGAGACGGGAGGACGAAGCTGAGACGCGGAGAGAGGCACAGGGTACCGGAGAGAGATGGAGACCcccagcagacagagagagagagagacagatgtcGGAAGGTGACCCCCAAGGTCCCGGGACCCCCAGGGAGTCAATCGGGGACCGAGAGACGCAGACGCCCAGGCATCCCGACAGAGAGGTTctgggagggaaactgaggcagagagcccCCAGGAGGTTAGCGCGAGTCCAGAACACCGACCCCagccagggggaggagagaaagagagacagtggtGCAGACAGGAACGGGAGAGCCAGACAGATGCGGACCGACGGACAGACAGCGgccggggagggctggggggcgggCTGGGGGTGTGATGCGGGAGCGGGGCGGCCCGGGGGGCGCTGATTGGCTGGCNTGTGCGCCGCCGCCGGGTCGCTCTCCGCCTCCCGCGGCCCCGCTGCGCCCGCGCCTCTGCCTCTCTCCGCCCAGGTGTGCTCCGGGGGCATCCCCGGCCCCACGGCCCGGCCTTCCGCGGTCCACTGGGGGTGGGAATATCCCCCTGGGAAGGGGTCTGGGCCTCCGGGTTTCTGTCCtagtctccttcctctgctctcagTCGGACTCGGGCTCCCGAggcccggggagggggcaggttcTGGCCTGTGCCTCCCCCCTCATGCCCCGCCCCGGGGCCCAGATTCCGGCGTCCGGGGGCGGACGGGAGACGCCCGGCCCGTCTACCCGCCCCGGGCCGCGTCTGCTCCGACGGGCGGGGCAGCCAGAgccggagagggagagggaagcccGCCCCGGCCCTGCGACCTGCCCTGGGCGCTCCACCCTGGAACTCAAGAcccccagtccctcctccctcagacccaccAGTCCTGTCTGAGTTCCCGGCTTCCTCCCGCCCCCAGGTGTTTGCTGCCTGGTCCTGGTCGCCCTGAGCCTGTGGCCAGatagagctgctgccccagggccaCCTCCTGGCCCCCCGCGGGCCTCCCCAGACCCTCGGGCTGAGCTGGACAGCGCCGTCCTCCTGACCCGCTCCCTCCTGGCCGACACTCGGCAGCTTGCGGCACAGCTGGTAGGAGAGACAGGAGGGGATGGGCTGGGACCGGGACCAGGAGTGGGGAGGGCTTCTGGGCTACCACGGTGGCAGAAacgggggggagggaggagtttgGGGCCTGTCTGGAGGATGGAGGGACCCTTGGAGCTGGGCAGGGTCCCCCTCAAGGCTTCTTTGCCCCCACAGAGAGACAAGTTTCCAGCCGACGGAGACCACAACCTGGACTCTCTTCCTACCTTGGCCATGAGTGCAGGGGCGCTGGGAGCCCTACAAgtaagggaaggggaaagggacgGGGGCAAAGGTGAGATCTGGGCATGGAGGGTGTGCGAGGGATTGGGGGCCAGAGAAGGCAGGTGGCAGGTGTTCCCTGATGCCCCCATGCCCTGTGTCCTAGCTCCCAGGTGTGCTGACACGGCTGCGAGCCGACCTGTTCTCCTACCTGCGCCATGTACAGTGGCTGCGCCGAGCGGGGGGCCCTTCCCTGCGGACCCTGGAGCCAGAGCTGGGTGCCCTGCAGGCCCGGCTGGACCGCCTGCTGCGCCGGCTGCAGCTCCTGGTAGGACATCCCAGCTCCTAGACCTGACACCTAGACTTGAAACCTgagaccccaggaccccagactCAGGCCTGCTCTGAGACCCTCACCTGTGTCCCTCAAATCCCGTGGCCTCGAGACCCCCAGCCCCCAAGCAAAGGCAGCCTGGAGACCCTACCATCTCCAGACCTCAAGAGCCTAGACCCTGAGGGGTCAAACAAGAAGACCCCAGACCTTGAGCTCTGAGTCCCTAAGACCTCAGATGCTGGTCGTGAGCCCTTAAGACCCCCAAACGCTGACTGCTAAAATCCtagacccaggaccctgagatcagaaaaCTTCAGATACCAGTTCCTGGGCCTGACCACAAAGACCCTGGACCTCAAATTCCAACCCCCCGTTCTGAGAGCCCAGCCCTCACCCATGAGTCCCCGAGGTTGGGTCGGAGAGACCCCACATCTAAGACCCCAGCCCCGAGATCTTGGACCTGACCCCAGACTTgaacccccagcccccagccctcacctAGCACCAGGATCCCCATCCTGACTCTGTAGACCTCACCCCCAAGCCCTTGGACTTGGCCCtggaattccagctctgacaccCCCACCTTTTGGCCCCAGTCTTCATTTTCTGAACCCAACATGCTGAGAACTGCCCACCCAGAAACCCTGCCCCACAGGCCAGAGACACTCCGGAAGCATGCAACCTGGACTCCCCAACCCATTCAATAGAGGCTGCAAACACCCCTTCCCAGGACCCCCACTGCACCCCTGACCTATTGCTAACCCTGTGTCCTCTCCCAACAGATGTCCCGCCTGGCCTTACCCCAAGCACCCCCAGACCCACCAGCTCCCCCGCTGGCCCCCCCGGCCTCTGCCTGGGGAGGCATCAGGGCAGCCCATGCCATTCTTGGGGGGCTGCACCTGACCCTCGACTGGGCCGTGCGGGGCTTGCTGCTGCTGAAGACTCGGCTGTGACTCGCCACCGGGAACCGCCAACGTCCTTTGATgccacatcttatttatttatttattttgggactGGGGGCACGGCAGCAGGAAAACACCCCCTCCTCTTTTCCCCCTAATTAGAGGCGGTCCCTCCAGGAGACCTGGGCAGAGTGGGGGGTATCTGTGccttatttatacttatttatttaagggggtgggtgggaggcagaACTTAGGGACCAAAGGGGCAGGGAACTGGAGTCCTAGATTCTTGAATCTTTTAAGAAGTCTGGCTGCAGGGTTTCCCTGTCCCCTAGCCCTCTGGGCCTGGGCAGgagcatatattatttattaaacaattacTTTTTTGGGttagggtggggagggaaagggaaaggaggccTGGGTTTTTGTACAAAAATGTGAGAAACCTTTGTAAGATGGAGAAGGGGAATTAAATTTGTCATACACGTCCACTTAGAGACGATTTTTCTGAGGGCTGAGGGTTGGGGGCTGGATGCTGGGGtccctggagcagagggaggcaggacccTTAGTGGGCAGGACCGCAGAGGGGAGATTGGTGGTCCCCCGGGGACCGTGAGCTCTGAGTGGCAGGGTCTGAGCCTGTGCTttgtaggcactcaataaatccTTAAAGGAAGGTTCCAGAAGGCCATCCTGTGCCCTACAATGTACGTGACAAAGCTGCAAATTTGACATCGTTCATTATGACGATGTTCACAACAGCAAATCAGAAACCACCGAGATGTCCAACAATGAGGGATGGCTTAATAAATTACACCCGTCCACGTGACGGAGTACCGCCAGCCATGCAGAGGGGACATGGCAGAGGCTGcttgaggacagagagaaagcaggctgCTAACCACAGCATGAGTCCCATTTTgtgtttggatggatggatggatggatggatggatggatggatatacagatgtttttaaaagtcctagaacatggggcacctggctggctcagtcagcagaacgtgtgattcttgatctcggggtcaggagTTCCAGCCatacattgggcatagagcttactttaaaaataataataataggggcacctgggtggctcagccagttaagcgtctgccttcagctcaggtcacgatccagACTTCAGGATCGATCCCCCAGTGGGtggggtgggctccctgctcagcggggagtctgctgctccctctgcctctcaccccgctctcatgctctgtctcaaataaataaaatctttaaaagataatgatAATCTAAAAAGTCctagaaggaaatacaccaaaatgttgaCAACGGTCCCCTCAGGACGGAAGGTGGGGTGGAGTTATGAGTGACTTTTTAATTTGTGCTTGTCTGTATTATCCAGAATTTCTACAATGACCATGTATTTTGcatgacacatttaaaaaaaataataaacactttttaGAATGAAAGAATAGCAGTCAACACCTTCCCCCCAAATAGCCCTCAGAAGACAAGAATCACGGCTCGCTGAAGGCCTGCTCGACTGTGCCTTAAGTGTGCCGTTTTACTTACACGATCCCCTGAATGCGCCATTAAGCCCCACTTTACTGGTGAGGGAGGGTGAGCCTGGAGGGGGTAGGGGTGCCTGTTgttcaaagtcacatagctagggAGGGACAACTGATTCTGCTGGAGATCTGGCTGGTTCCAAAGCACACGTCGCTTTCTTTATAACGCGTGTTTAGTAATTGTTGCCACAGACACAAATCCGTTGcttatgaggaaactgaggcccggtgGGGGGTCTGAGTCTTACTCAAGGTCTAGGGAAAGGTCAGTGGTGAGTTGGGGCTCTCCTCGGGCCTCCTTTCTAAGAGTCAGAAACTCTTTGGTTAATTATCCATTTACAACATCCAAGAcactgcccccccgccccgcctccaaAGAGTCCTGTGTTTTCCCTAGTTTGGGTCTGGAGCGAGGCCTTCTGATTCACAGACCCCAGCCCTCAAGACTCTAGGCCACATCCTGGAGAAGGCAGCCCATCCATGCCTCCCAGAGAGTTCCCAGAAAGAGTCCTACACGTGTCTGATGAGGTCACAAAGCCCCTCCACCAGAAGGCTCCTCCCCAGGCCAGGGCTGACCACCCCCCCTCTGCAGGGCCATGGCCAAGCCCTGGGGAAGCTCCACCCTCGGGAACCGCTGAGCTCCCACACCTGTGAAGCCCGAAGGGCCAGGACGGGTGGGCTGGGGGACACTGCGCAGGCCATGTGCCCAGGGGCCAGGCTCCCTGACTGTGTGTCCGTGGTGACCCACTTTTTCTCCAGCCGCCATGAACCGGTTTCGGAACATCAGGCGCATGGAGCCACTCCAGGGACCCTCCAAATGGGTCCCCACTCTGGGCGAGCTGCAAAAGACCCTCCAGAAGGGCGAGTACCTGCCCCTCCGCCCGCTGCCCATGTTCGAGAGTAACTTTGTCCAGGTCCCCAGCTTCCTGCACCCTGGGGGCGGAGAGGGGCAGGACGGGATTGAAACCCCCTGGGCtgggggatttgaacccaggcaggcaTGAggcagcggtggggggggggcttcggGGGCANNNNNNNNNNNNNNNNNNNNNNNNNNNNNNNNNNNNNNNNNNNNNNNNNNNNNNNNNNNNNNNNNNNNNNNNNNNNNNNNNNNNNNNNNNNNNNNNNNNNNNNNNNNNNNNNNNNNNNNNNNNNNNNNNNNNNNNNNNNNNNNNNNNNNNNNNNNNNNNNNNNNNNNNNNNNNNNNNNNNNNNNNNNNNNNNNNNNNNNNNNNNNNNNNNNNNNNNNNNNNNNNNNNNNNNNNNNNNNNNNNNNNNNNNNNNNNNNNNNNNNNNNNNNNNNNNNNNNNNNNNNNNNNNNNNNNNNNNNNNNNNNNNNNNNNNNNNNNNNNNNNNNNNNNNNNNNNNNNNNNNNNNNNNNNNNNNNNNNNNNNNNNNNNNNNNNNNNNNNNNNNNNNNNNNNNNNNNNNNNNNNNNNNNNNNNNNNNNNNNNNNNNNNNNNNNNNNNNNNNNNNNNNNNNNNNNNNNNNNNNNNNNNNNNNNNNNNNNNNNNNNNNNNNNNNNNNNNNNNNNNNNNNNNNNNNNNNNNNNNNNNNNNNNNNNNNNNNNNNNNNNNNNNNNNNNNNNNNNNNNNNNNNNNNNNNNNNNNNNNNNNNNNNNNNNNNNNNNNNNNNNNNNNNNNNNNNNNNNNNNNNNNNNNNNNNNNNNNNNNNNNNNNNNNNNNNNNNNNNNNNNNNNNNNNNNNNNNNNNNNNNNNNNNNNNNNNNNNNNNNNNNNNNNNNNNNNNNNNNNNNNNNNNNNNNNNNNNNNNNNNNNNNNNNNNNNNNNNNNNNNNNNNNNNNNNNNNNNNNNNNNNNNNNNNNNNNNNNNNNNNNNNNNNNNNNNNNNNNNNNNNNNNNNNNNNNNNNNNNNNNNNNNNNNNNNNNNNNNNNNNNNNNNNNNNNNNNNNNNNNNNNNNNNNNNNNNNNNNNNNNNNNNNNNNNNNNNNNNNNNNNNNNNNNNNNNNNNNNNNNNNNNNNNNNNNNNNNNNNNNNNNNNNNNNNNNNNNNNNNNNNNNNNNNNNNNNNNNNNNNNNNNNNNNNNNNNNNNNNNNNNNNNNNNNNNNNNNNNNNNNNNNNNNNNNNNNNNNNNNNNNNNNNNNNNNNNNNNNNNNNNNNNNNNNNNNNNNNNNNNNNNNNNNNNNNNNNNNNNNNNNNNNNNNNNNNNNNNNNNNNNNNNNNNNNNNNNNNNNNNNNNNNNNNNNNNNNNNNNNNNNNNNNNNNNNNNNNNNNNNNNNNNNNNNNNNNNNNNNNNNNNNNNNNNNNNNNNNNNNNNNNNNNNNNNNNNNNNNNNNNNNNNNNNNNNNNNNNNNNNNNNNNNNNNNNNNNNNNNNNNNNNNNNNNNNNNNNNNNNNNNNNNNNNNNNNNNNNNNNNNNNNNNNNNNNNNNNNNNNNNNNNNNNNNNNNNNNNNNNNNNNNNNNNNNNNNNNNNNNNNNNNNNNNNNNNNNNNNNNNNNNNNNNNNNNNNNNNNNNNNNNNNNNNNNNNNNNNNNNNNNNNNNNNNNNNNNNNNNNNNNNNNNNNNNNNNNNNNNNNNNNNNNNNNNNNNNNNNNNNNNNNNNNNNNNNNNNNNNNNNNNNNNNNNNNNNNNNNNNNNNNNNNNNNNNNNNNNNNNNNNNNNNNNNNNNNNNNNNNNNNNNNNNNNNNNNNNNNNNNNNNNNNNNNNNNNNNNNNNNNNNNNNNNNNNNNNNNNNNNNNNNNNNNNNNNNNNNNNNNNNNNNNNNNNNNNNNNNNNNNNNNNNNNNNNNNNNNNNNNNNNNNNNNNNNNNNNNNNNNNNNNNNNNNNNNNNNNNNNNNNNNNNNNNNNNNNNNNNNNNNNNNNNNNNNNNNNNNNNNNNNNNNNNNNNNNNNNNNNNNNNNNNNNNNNNNNNNNNNNNNNNNNNNNNNNNNNNNNNNNNNNNNNNNNNNNNNNNNNNNNNNNNNNNNNNNNNNNNNNNNNNNNNNNNNNNNNNNNNNNNNNNNNNNNNNNNNNNNNNNNNNNNNNNNNNNNNNNNNNNNNNNNNNNNNNNNNNNNNNNNNNNNNNNNNNNNNNNNNNNNNNNNNNNNNNNNNNNNNNNNNNNNNNNNNNNNNNNNNNNNNNNNNNNNNNNNNNNNNNNNNNNNNNNNNNNNNNNNNNNNNNNNNNNNNNNNNNNNNNNNNNNNNNNNNNNNNNNNNNNNNNNNNNNNNNNNNNNNNNNNNNNNNNNNNNNNNNNNNNNNNNNNNNNNNNNNNNNNNNNNNNNNNNNNNNNNNNNNNNNNNNNNNNNNNNNNNNNNNNNNNNNNNNNNNNNNNNNNNNNNNNNNNNNNNNNNNNNNNNNNNNNNNNNNNNNNNNNNNNNNNNNNNNNNNNNNNNNNNNNNNNNNNNNNNNNNNNNNNNNNNNNNNNNNNNNNNNNNNNNNNNNNNNNNNNNNNNNNNNNNNNNNNNNNNNNNNNNNNNNNNNNNNNNNNNNNNNNNNNNNNNNNNNNNNNNNNNNNNNNNNNNNNNNNNNNNNNNNNNNNNNNNNNNNNNNNNNNNNNNNNNNNNNNNNNNNNNNNNNNNNNNNNNNNNNNNNNNNNNNNNNNNNNNNNNNNNNNNNNNNNNNNNNNNNNNNNNNNNNNNNNNNNNNNNNNNNNNNNNNNNNNNNNNNNNNNNNNNNNNNNNNNNNNNNNNNNNNNNNNNNNNNNNNNNNNNNNNNNNNNNNNNNNNNNNNNNNNNNNNNNNNNNNNNNNNNNNNNNNNNNNNNNNNNNNNNNNNNNNNNNNNNNNNNNNNNNNNNNNNNNNNNNNNNNNNNNNNNNNNNNNNNNNNNNNNNNNNNNNNNNNNNNNNNNNNNNNNNNNNNNNNNNNNNNNNNNNNNNNNNNNNNNNNNNNNNNNNNNNNNNNNNNNNNNNNNNNNNNNNNNNNNNNNNNNNNNNNNNNNNNNNNNNNNNNNNNNNNNNNNNNNNNNNNNNNNNNNNNNNNNNNNNNNNNNNNNNNNNNNNNNNNNNNNNNNNNNNNNNNNNNNNNNNNNNNNNNNNNNNNNNNNNNNNNNNNNNNNNNNNNNNNNNNNNNNNNNNNNNNNNNNNNNNNNNNNNNNNNNNNNNNNNNNNNNNNNNNNNNNNNNNNNNNNNNNNNNNNNNNNNNNNNNNNNNNNNNNNNNNNNNNNNNNNNNNNNNNNNNNNNNNNNNNNNNNNNNNNNNNNNNNNNNNNNNNNNNNNNNNNNNNNNNNNNNNNNNNNNNNNNNNNNNNNNNNNNNNNNNNNNNNNNNNNNNNNNNNNNNNNNNNNNNNNNNNNNNNNNNNNNNNNNNNNNNNNNNNNNNNNNNNNNNNNNNNNNNNNNNNNNNNNNNNNNNNNNNNNNNNNNNNNNNNNNNNNNNNNNNNNNNNNNNNNNNNNNNNNNNNNNNNNNNNNNNNNNNNNNNNNNNNNNNNNNNNNNNNNNNNNNNNNNNNNNNNNNNNNNNNNNNNNNNNNNNNNNNNNNNNNNNNNNNNNNNNNNNNNNNNNNNNNNNNNNNNNNNNNNNNNNNNNNNNNNNNNNNNNNNNNNNNNNNNNNNNNNNNNNNNNNNNNNNNNNNNNNNNNNNNNNNNNNNNNNNNNNNNNNNNNNNNNNNNNNNNNNNNNNNNNNNNNNNNNNNNNNNNNNNNNNNNNNNNNNNNNNNNNNNNNNNNNNNNNNNNNNNNNNNNNNNNNNNNNNNNNNNNNNNNNNNNNNNNNNNNNNNNNNNNNNNNNNNNNNNNNNNNNNNNNNNNNNNNNNNNNNNNNNNNNNNNNNNNNNNNNNNNNNNNNNNNNNNNNNNNNNNNNNNNNNNNNNNNNNNNNNNNNNNNNNNNNNNNNNNNNNNNNNNNNNNNNNNNNNNNNNNNNNNNNNNNNNNNNNNNNNNNNNNNNNNNNNNNNNNNNNNNNNNNNNNNNNNNNNNNNNNNNNNNNNNNNNNNNNNNNNNNNNNNNNNNNNNNNNNNNNNNNNNNNNNNNNNNNNNNNNNNNNNNNNNNNNNNNNNNNNNNNNNNNNNNNNNNNNNNNNNNNNNNNNNNNNNNNNNNNNNNNNNNNNNNNNNNNNNNNNNNNNNNNNNNNNNNNNNNNNNNNNNNNNNNNNNNNNNNNNNNNNNNNNNNNNNNNNNNNNNNNNNNNNNNNNNNNNNNNNNNNNNNNNNNNNNNNNNNNNNNNNNNNNNNNNNNNNNNNNNNNNNNNNNNNNNNNNNNNNNNNNNNNNNNNNNNNNNNNNNNNNNNNNNNNNNNNNNNNNNNNNNNNNNNNNNNNNNNNNNNNNNNNNNNNNNNNNNNNNNNNNNNNNNNNNNNNNNNNNNNNNNNNNNNNNNNNNNNNNNNNNNNNNNNNNNNNNNNNNNNNNNNNNNNNNNNNNNNNNNNNNNNNNNNNNNNNNNNNNNNNNNNNNNNNNNNNNNNNNNNNNNNNNNNNNNNNNNNNNNNNNNNNNNNNNNNNNNNNNNNNNNNNNNNNNNNNNNNNNNNNNNNNNNNNNNNNNNNNNNNNNNNNNNNNNNNNNNNNNNNNNNNNNNNNNNNNNNNNNNNNNNNNNNNNNNNNNNNNNNNNNNNNNNNNNNNNNNNNNNNNNNNNNNNNNNNNNNNNNNNNNNNNNNNNNNNNNNNNNNNNNNNNNNNNNNNNNNNNNNNNNNNNNNNNNNNNNNNNNNNNNNNNNNNNNNNNNNNNNNNNNNNNNNNNNNNNNNNNNNNNNNNNNNNNNNNNNNNNNNNNNNNNNNNNNNNNNNNNNNNNNNNNNNNNNNNNNNNNNNNNNNNNNNNNNNNNNNNNNNNNNNNNNNNNNNNNNNNNNNNNNNNNNNNNNNNNNNNNNNNNNNNNNNNNNNNNNNNNNNNNNNNNNNNNNNNNNNNNNNNNNNNNNNNNNNNNNNNNNNNNNNNNNNNNNNNNNNNNNNNNNNNNNNNNNNNNNNNNNNNNNNNNNNNNNNNNNNNNNNNNNNNNNNNNNNNNNNNNNNNNNNNNNNNNNNNNNNNNNNNNNNNNNNNNNNNNNNNNNNNNNNNNNNNNNNNNNNNNNNNNNNNNNNNNNNNNNNNNNNNNNNNNNNNNNNNNNNNNNNNNNNNNNNNNNNNNNNNNNNNNNNNNNNNNNNNNNNNNNNNNNNNNNNNNNNNNNNNNNNNNNNNNNNNNNNNNNNNNNNNNNNNNNNNNNNNNNNNNNNNNNNNNNNNNNNNNNNNNNNNNNNNNNNNNNNNNNNNNNNNNNNNNNNNNNNNNNNNNNNNNNNNNNNNNNNNNNNNNNNNNNNNNNNNNNNNNNNNNNNNNNNNNNNNNNNNNNNNNNNNNNNNNNNNNNNNNNNNNNNNNNNNNNNNNNNNNNNNNNNNNNNNNNNNNNNNNNNNNNNNNNNNNNNNNNNNNNNNNNNNNNNNNNNNNNNNNNNNNNNNNNNNNNNNNNNNNNNNNNNNNNNNNNNNNNNNNNNNNNNNNNNNNNNNNNNNNNNNNNNNNNNNNNNNNNNNNNNNNNNNNNNNNNNNNNNNNNNNNNNNNNNNNNNNNNNNNNNNNNNNNNNNNNNNNNNNNNNNNNNNNNNNNNNNNNNNNNNNNNNNNNNNNNNNNNNNNNNNNNNNNNNNNNNNNNNNNNNNNNNNNNNNNNNNNNNNNNNNNNNNNNNNNNNNNNNNNNNNNNNNNNNNNNNNNNNNNNNNNNNNNNNNNNNNNNNNNNNNNNNNNNNNNNNNNNNNNNNNNNNNNNNNNNNNNNNNNNNNNNNNNNNNNNNNNNNNNNNNNNNNNNNNNNNNNNNNNNNNNNNNNNNNNNNNNNNNNNNNNNNNNNNNNNNNNNNNNNNNNNNNNNNNNNNNNNNNNNNNNNNNNNNNNNNNNNNNNNNNNNNNNNNNNNNNNNNNNNNNNNNNNNNNNNNNNNNNNNNNNNNNNNNNNNNNNNNNNNNNNNNNNNNNNNNNNNNNNNNNNNNNNNNNNNNNNNNNNNNNNNNNNNNNNNNNNNNNNNNNNNNNNNNNNNNNNNNNNNNNNNNNNNNNNNNNNNNNNNNNNNNNNNNNNNNNNNNNNNNNNNNNNNNNNNNNNNNNNNNNNNNNNNNNNNNNNNNNNNNNNNNNNNNNNNNNNNNNN
It contains:
- the IL11 gene encoding interleukin-11; the encoded protein is MNSVCCLVLVALSLWPDRAAAPGPPPGPPRASPDPRAELDSAVLLTRSLLADTRQLAAQLRDKFPADGDHNLDSLPTLAMSAGALGALQLPGVLTRLRADLFSYLRHVQWLRRAGGPSLRTLEPELGALQARLDRLLRRLQLLMSRLALPQAPPDPPAPPLAPPASAWGGIRAAHAILGGLHLTLDWAVRGLLLLKTRL